The following are from one region of the Salvia splendens isolate huo1 chromosome 2, SspV2, whole genome shotgun sequence genome:
- the LOC121767486 gene encoding pentatricopeptide repeat-containing protein CRP1, chloroplastic-like, whose product MELQHMKLHRPHSLLSLHKFTLVLPLFFKFSRKFSKPLSLSSSGSKLTKDYDPELFNLSRNAVSQHSNFNCQEISWDTYNDMLCEMCEEGELDYAMALLSQMEALGYRPNSASYSSLIASLGDVGRTLEADAIFQEMVISGGRPKIGLLNLMLRSCLMKGLLDLSDKVLRAIDEMGLERNRRTFEVLIEYYVSAGRLNDTWLVLAEMKRRGYQPNSYVYSKIIEIYRDNGMWKKAMGVVAEIRAMGMVMDRRIYGSIVDTFARYGELGDALEVFEKMQEDCIEPDVKIWNSLIQWHCKFGETDGAVRLFGRMQEQGIYPDPKIFMTIISRLGEQGKWDVIRRVFESMKGKGHQRSGAIYAVLVDIYGQYGKSQNAEDSVMALKLEGVQLDPSMFCVLANAYAQQGLCEQTVKVLQLMEAEGMEMNLIMLNVLINSFAVAGRHIEALSVYHHMRESGISPDVVTYSTLMKAFLWAKKFDQVPKIYNEMEASGCSPDRKAREMLKSALLVLEQRQS is encoded by the exons ATGGAATTGCAGCATATGAAGCTTCATAGACCTCACTCCCTCCTAAGTCTCCACAAATTTACACTCGTTCTTCCCCTCTTCTTCAAATTCAGCCGAAAATTCTCAAAACCCCTCTCATTAAGCTCCTCGGGAAGCAAATTAACGAAAGATTACGATCCAGAACTGTTTAATTTATCACGGAATGCTGTTTCCCAGCATTCAAATTTCAATTGTCAGGAGATTTCATGGGATACCTACAACGATATGCTGTGCGAAATGTGCGAGGAAGGAGAACTCGACTACGCCATGGCTCTGCTCTCTCAGATGGAGGCGCTGGGTTATCGCCCCAATTCGGCGTCGTATTCAAGTTTGATAGCTAGCCTCGGAGACGTCGGGAGGACGCTGGAGGCGGACGCGATATTCCAGGAAATGGTTATCTCGGGCGGTAGGCCGAAGATCGGGCTGTTGAATTTGATGCTCAGAAGCTGTTTGATGAAAGGCCTGTTAGATTTGTCTGACAAAGTTCTGCGCGCGATTGATGAAATGGGATTGGAGAGGAATCGTAGGACGTTTGAGGTCTTGATCGAATACTATGTCAGTGCAGGGCGCTTGAACGATACGTGGCTGGTGCTTGCTGAGATGAAGAGGAGAGGGTACCAGCCGAATTCGTATGTGTATAGTAAGATCATCGAGATTTATAGGGATAACGGGATGTGGAAGAAGGCGATGGGGGTTGTGGCAGAGATACGGGCGATGGGGATGGTGATGGATAGGAGGATATATGGTAGCATCGTTGACACTTTTGCGAGATATGGTGAGTTGGGAGATGCTTTGGAAGTGTTTGAGAAGATGCAAGAGGATTGCATAGAGCCGGATGTTAAAATATGGAATTCTTTGATCCAATGGCATTGTAAATTCGGAGAGACTGATGGTGCTGTGAGGTTGTTTGGTAGGATGCAGGAACAGGGGATTTATCCTGATCCGAAGATTTTCATGACGATCATCTCCCGTTTGGGGGAGCAGGGTAAGTGGGACGTGATAAGAAGAGTTTTCGAAAGTATGAAGGGGAAAGGACACCAGAGGAGTGGAGCCATCTACGCGGTTCTTGTTGATATATACGGGCAGTACGGGAAATCCCAAAATGCTGAGGATAGTGTAATGGCGCTGAAATTGGAAGGTGTTCAGCTTGATCCTAGCATGTTTTGTGTTCTGGCAAATGCTTATGCTCAGCAG GGATTATGCGAACAAACTGTCAAGGTACTGCAGCTCATGGAGGCGGAGGGAATGGAAATGAACCTAATAATGCTGAACGTTTTGATCAACTCGTTTGCAGTTGCTGGACGGCATATCGAAGCGCTATCGGTCTACCACCACATGAGAGAGAGT GGTATCAGCCCTGATGTTGTGACATATAGTACTCTAATGAAAGCCTTTTTGTGGGCCAAGAAATTTGATCAG GTCCCAAAGATATACAATGAAATGGAGGCTTCAGGATGCTCACCGGATAGAAAAGCCCGCGAAATGCTGAAATCGGCCCTGCTTGTTCTCGAACAAAGGCAATCGTAG